In Desulfonatronum thioautotrophicum, the DNA window CGTGGACCCACGAAGCATTCTGACCATGAAATTCGAGGAGAACAAGCCGGTCTTTCCGCCCATGAAACCGTCCAATACGGACCCGTTTCTCAACCTGGTACAAAGCTCTGGGAAAACCTGGGTGATTCTCGTGGACCAGGACGGAGAGCCGCGCTACGTCGTAAATGTGGCCACCTTTCTCCGAGAGGCTTTCTTTGCCTCAACTTCTTTCAATCCCATGGCCCACTGCCACCGACCGATCATTGTCCGTGATCCCATGACCAGTCTTGGAAACGTGATCCCACAATTGAAGGTTCAAGCGGAGCGCTCGGACGACGATGTGATTGATAACGATATCATTCTGCATTGGGGTGAGGAAAAGCACATTATCACCGGTTCGGACATTCTCGGCCGCCTCTTGCGGGGCATTGTCCGGGAGGAACCGAAACCACTGCAAGGGCAGCGAAGCGGGTCGTGACAGAGGAGACGAGAGAGAGTGAGGATCTCAATGCACTAGGACGCCCCTTGGACTCCGTGTCCAGGCAAGTCCGGCCGGCAGTTTCTCTGTGATCGCTAAAAAAACGTGACCTGACTCGCGGAGGAATTCGTTGCGCTATTGTTGCCCTTGGCCGGTGATTGTTGCTATGGCAAGGATCGTTTGCGGAAACGTACTGGATACCATTGGCAGTCAAGGAGGAATACATGAAGGAAATTCATGATCAGGCTCGGAAAGTGATGAAAGGGTTTTGTCGGGTTTGCCCGGTGTGTGACGGAAGGGTTTGTGCCGGGGAGGTTCCGGGGATGGGTGGTTTGGGAACCGGGGCCTCTTTTCAGGAGAATATCCGTGCCCTGGCCGGGATTCAACTGAACATGCGCTGTCTGCATGACGTGGTCGATCCGGACTTGTCCACTTCATTGTTGGGATTTGATTTGGCCATGCCGGTCTTGGCGGCACCCATCGGTGGAGTCTCTTTCAACATGGGCGGGGGCATGCCCGAGGAAGAGTATATTTTGGCCAAGCTGACGGCCTGTGCCGAGGCCGGAACCGTAGGATGCACCGGCGACGGCGTGCCGGATTTCATTCATGAAAGCGGATTTGCGGCGATCAAGGCCTTGGATGGCAAAGGAATTCCTTTCATCAAGCCCTGGGAGGACAAGGAACTGTTCACCAAGCTGGACAAGGCCTTGGATGCCGGAGCCAGTGTGGTGGGCATGGATGTGGATGCTGCCGGGTTGGTCACCTTGCGCAAGATGGGCCGGCCAGTGGCACCCAAACCGGTTTCTGAATTGGAGGCGGTGATTCGCCGGACCAAGGCCAAGTTCGTGGTCAAAGGGGTGATGACCCCGGATGAGGCCAAATTGTGCGTGGATGCCGGGGCCGCGGGAATTGTCGTTTCCAACCATGGCGGACGGGTTCTGGACGGCACGCCGGGAACAGCGCAGGTGCTGTCCGAAGTGGCCGCGGCGGTACGCGGTCAGGTCGCCGTGCTGGCTGACGGCGGTGTCCGCTCCGGTGCCGATGTGCTGCGCATGTTGGCCCTGGGTGCCGATGCGGTGATGATCGGACGGCCTTTTTCCGTGGCCGTGCTCGGAGGGGGGCAGGACGGAGCAGGTCAATATTTGGCCAAAATTCGTCAGGAACTGACCCAGTGCATGGTCCTGACCGGCACGGCTTCGGTTCAGGCGGTGGATTCACGAATTATCCGAGGATAACCGGGGATAGCCGAGGATAGCCGGGGCAGGTTTTTTCCCTTCCCGCATGCTGAAAAGCCTGTTCAGCAAAAGCGAAACGGCCGGAATTTCCAGAGGGCATCTGGGAATTCCGGCCGTTGTTCATGGCGGATGATGAAGAGTGGATCACATCTCAGATCGACTCTTCCACGTCCTTGACAATGGCCAGTTCATCCGCGGAGAAGATTTTGTCGATGTTCAGGATGATGATGAACTGCTCACCGTTCTTGCCCATGCCTTCGATGAATTCGGTCTTGATCCGGGTGCCCAGGCGAGGGGCCGGCTCGATCTGCTCCGGTTCCAGGTTGA includes these proteins:
- a CDS encoding alpha-hydroxy-acid oxidizing protein; the protein is MKEIHDQARKVMKGFCRVCPVCDGRVCAGEVPGMGGLGTGASFQENIRALAGIQLNMRCLHDVVDPDLSTSLLGFDLAMPVLAAPIGGVSFNMGGGMPEEEYILAKLTACAEAGTVGCTGDGVPDFIHESGFAAIKALDGKGIPFIKPWEDKELFTKLDKALDAGASVVGMDVDAAGLVTLRKMGRPVAPKPVSELEAVIRRTKAKFVVKGVMTPDEAKLCVDAGAAGIVVSNHGGRVLDGTPGTAQVLSEVAAAVRGQVAVLADGGVRSGADVLRMLALGADAVMIGRPFSVAVLGGGQDGAGQYLAKIRQELTQCMVLTGTASVQAVDSRIIRG